The following proteins come from a genomic window of Gossypium raimondii isolate GPD5lz chromosome 5, ASM2569854v1, whole genome shotgun sequence:
- the LOC105769895 gene encoding laccase-14 produces the protein MGLQQGFVTWFVGVLFLTTLLLSSADVHHYEFFVRESNFTKLCNTTTLLVVNDSYPGPQIRVHRGDTVFVNVHNQGNYGFTIHWHGVKQPRNPWSDGPEFVTQCPIQPGTNFTYEIVLSDEIGTLWWHAHSDWTRGSVHGAFIILPAKKETYPFPTPNADQTVILESWYDGDYKQIIDDALAAGVSPRQPNAYAINGHVGDTYGCPNDTIFRMQVDSEKIYLLRIINAAMNEHFFFTIANHTLTVVAQDASYVRRFTRDYILISPGQTMDVLVSANRNVGQYYMAIRPFSDSSAAPIDNITTGIFQYTNSEGGLNASLITLPVMNDTDAMINFLNQIRNTKVSQNPRINVPADKDIKRRVFIALAVNNLPCSNCVVGTRLVASLNNVSYVSPSIDILQAYYNRNMSGVYTEDFPLNPPVIYDFTGNLTNLNTPVEEGTRVIVVNYGEGVEMVLQATQMGAGGSHPIHLHGFSFYWVGTGFGNFNNKTDPSTYNLVDPPLINTVHVPGRRWVAIRFFATNPGVWFMHCHLERHSSWGMDTVLIVRNGKTKKTSIRPPPSTMPRCPGT, from the exons ATGGGTTTACAGCAAGGTTTTGTGACATGGTTTGTAGGGGTTCTGTTTCTAACCACTTTGCTCCTTTCCAGTGCAGATGTACATCACTATGAATTCTTT GTGCGAGAGTCAAACTTTACGAAGCTGTGCAACACAACCACATTGCTGGTCGTAAACGACAGCTATCCAGGGCCACAGATTCGGGTTCACAGAGGTGATACTGTCTTCGTTAATGTCCACAATCAAGGCAACTACGGCTTCACCATTCACTG GCACGGCGTGAAACAACCGAGGAATCCATGGTCCGACGGTCCCGAGTTCGTAACGCAGTGCCCCATCCAACCGGGGACCAACTTCACCTATGAAATCGTATTATCGGATGAAATAGGAACACTGTGGTGGCACGCACACAGTGACTGGACTCGCGGTTCCGTCCATGGAGCCTTCATCATTTTGCCGGCCAAGAAAGAAACTTATCCGTTCCCCACGCCAAACGCCGATCAAACTGTCATACTTG AATCATGGTACGATGGGGACTACAAGCAAATTATTGATGACGCACTTGCCGCCGGTGTCTCTCCTCGCCAACCAAATGCTTATGCTATCAATGGACACGTAGGAGACACATATGGATGCCCCAATG ATACAATATTCCGTATGCAAGTTGATTCTGAGAAGATATACCTTCTCCGAATAATTAACGCTGCAATGAACGAACATTTTTTCTTCACCATCGCGAACCACACCCTCACAGTCGTCGCACAAGATGCCTCCTATGTTCGAAGGTTTACGAGGGACTATATATTGATAAGCCCTGGCCAAACCATGGATGTTTTGGTCTCTGCCAATCGAAACGTTGGCCAATATTACATGGCTATTAGGCCTTTCTCTGATTCCTCTGCTGCACCTATTGACAACATCACTACTGGCATTTTTCAATATACAAACAGTGAGGGTGGATTGAATGCTTCCTTGATAACATTGCCCGTAATGAACGATACAGATGCTATGATTAACTTCCTTAACCAAATTCGGAACACGAAAGTCTCCCAGAATCCGCGGATAAATGTGCCGGCAGACAAGGATATTAAAAGACGAGTGTTCATTGCACTCGCGGTAAACAACTTGCCTTGCAGCAACTGTGTTGTAGGCACCAGACTTGTTGCAAGTTTGAACAATGTGAGCTATGTTTCCCCAAGTATTGACATTCTCCAAGCATACTACAACag GAACATGAGTGGTGTTTACACCGAAGATTTTCCATTGAATCCCCCGGTAATCTATGATTTCACTGGAAACTTGACTAATCTCAATACCCCTGTTGAGGAAGGGACGAGGGTTATAGTGGTAAATTATGGGGAAGGAGTTGAGATGGTGCTGCAAGCAACCCAGATGGGGGCTGGTGGAAGTCACCCAATCCATTTGCACGGTTTCAGCTTCTATTGGGTGGGAACAGGTTTCGGAAATTTCAACAATAAGACAGACCCAAGCACTTATAATCTGGTTGATCCACCACTCATTAACACTGTCCATGTTCCTGGTAGAAGGTGGGTTGCCATCAGATTTTTTGCTACCAATCCCG GAGTATGGTTTATGCATTGCCATTTGGAGAGGCATAGTAGCTGGGGAATGGACACTGTTCTCATCGTGAGGAATGGTAAAACCAAGAAAACAAGCATCCGCCCACCGCCGTCTACCATGCCTCGTTGTCCTGGAACCTAG